The following are from one region of the Actinopolyspora halophila DSM 43834 genome:
- a CDS encoding DUF4233 domain-containing protein, with protein MNEGHADDAEEAEPRRGLPEAPEEVRDPWKGLRGVMAGTLVLEFIVFGLALPVVWQLGSGASSVGFAVVVVLTVLQLFAAFVQRRRWGLGAALVLQLCMIGCFLVHPAIGIMGLIFAGVWGYMLYLRHDVAKRMREGRLADQLGHPPGHPPQR; from the coding sequence GTGAACGAGGGGCACGCGGACGACGCGGAGGAGGCCGAACCCCGTCGGGGACTTCCGGAGGCTCCCGAGGAGGTGCGTGACCCGTGGAAGGGGTTGCGCGGTGTCATGGCGGGAACTCTGGTTCTCGAGTTCATAGTGTTCGGGCTCGCGCTGCCGGTCGTCTGGCAACTCGGGTCCGGCGCGAGCAGCGTCGGCTTCGCCGTGGTGGTCGTGCTGACCGTGCTGCAGCTGTTCGCGGCGTTCGTGCAGCGCCGTCGCTGGGGACTCGGCGCGGCGCTGGTGTTGCAGCTGTGCATGATCGGGTGTTTCCTCGTGCACCCGGCCATCGGGATCATGGGGTTGATCTTCGCCGGGGTCTGGGGCTACATGCTGTACCTGCGGCACGACGTGGCCAAGCGGATGCGCGAGGGGAGGTTGGCCGATCAGCTCGGCCATCCTCCCGGGCATCCACCGCAGCGGTGA
- a CDS encoding zinc-binding dehydrogenase, whose protein sequence is MRAAVHTAVNEPLRLEDIEHAAPADDEVTIEVASCGACHSDLHVRKGELPFPTPAVLGHEVAGTVGEVGRAVSGLSPGDRVVTSFIMPCGRCARCAAGEEEICLDFFAYNRAKGQLYDGRSRLSRPGGEPVWMYSMGGLAQRTVTPATSVYRVPDGVELSDVAAVGCSTMTAYGALRHAADVRVGDTVAVIAAGGVGSALIQLARVFGAGEIIAVDIGADKLEAARQLGATSTVNSSETDAPAAIRELTGGRGVDVAFEALGSRATFEVARDSVVEGGQVVVVGIAPPETVGELNLATIARRKLRVKGSYGAKPRRDMPVLLDLVARGLLRPQDAVSRHYSLDEAEEAFAALDRGEIRGRAVIDVA, encoded by the coding sequence ATGCGCGCCGCCGTACACACCGCCGTGAACGAGCCACTGCGTTTGGAGGACATCGAGCACGCGGCTCCGGCCGACGACGAGGTGACCATCGAAGTCGCCTCCTGCGGCGCCTGCCATTCGGACCTGCACGTCCGCAAGGGCGAGCTGCCGTTCCCCACCCCGGCCGTGCTCGGTCACGAGGTCGCGGGAACCGTCGGCGAGGTCGGGCGCGCGGTGAGCGGGCTCTCCCCCGGAGACCGCGTGGTCACCAGCTTCATCATGCCGTGTGGGCGTTGCGCCCGGTGCGCGGCGGGCGAGGAGGAGATCTGCCTGGACTTCTTCGCCTACAACAGGGCCAAGGGCCAGCTCTACGACGGTCGGAGCAGGTTGTCCCGCCCCGGCGGCGAGCCGGTCTGGATGTACTCGATGGGCGGGCTCGCCCAGCGCACGGTCACTCCGGCCACCTCGGTGTACCGGGTTCCGGACGGGGTCGAGCTCTCGGACGTGGCCGCGGTCGGCTGTTCGACGATGACGGCCTACGGCGCCCTGCGGCACGCGGCTGACGTGCGGGTCGGGGACACGGTCGCCGTGATCGCCGCGGGTGGTGTCGGTTCGGCGCTGATCCAGCTGGCCCGCGTCTTCGGAGCGGGAGAGATCATCGCCGTGGACATCGGGGCGGACAAGCTCGAAGCGGCCAGGCAGCTGGGCGCGACCAGCACCGTGAACTCGAGCGAGACGGACGCGCCCGCAGCGATCCGCGAGCTCACCGGCGGGCGCGGTGTCGACGTCGCCTTCGAGGCGCTCGGCTCGCGGGCGACCTTCGAGGTCGCACGGGACTCGGTCGTCGAGGGCGGCCAGGTCGTCGTGGTCGGAATCGCTCCGCCCGAGACCGTCGGCGAGTTGAACCTGGCGACCATCGCCCGGCGCAAGCTCCGGGTGAAGGGCTCCTACGGAGCCAAACCGCGCCGGGACATGCCGGTGCTGCTCGACCTGGTGGCCCGCGGGCTGCTGCGCCCGCAGGACGCGGTGAGCAGGCACTACTCCCTGGACGAGGCCGAGGAGGCCTTCGCGGCACTGGACCGCGGAGAGATAAGGGGACGGGCGGTCATCGACGTGGCCTGA
- the ndk gene encoding nucleoside-diphosphate kinase, with translation MSERTLVLVKPDGVERGLVGEVISRIERKGLRLVALEMRHVDQQLAEQHYAEHDGKPFFNSLLEFITSGPVVAAVVEGPKAVAAFRQIAGGTDPVEKADAGSLRGDYGLEVQYNLVHGSDSAESAERELKLWFPDLQA, from the coding sequence TTGAGCGAGCGCACTCTCGTCCTCGTCAAACCCGATGGCGTCGAGCGAGGCCTGGTCGGTGAGGTGATCAGCCGGATCGAGCGCAAGGGGCTCAGGCTCGTCGCGCTGGAAATGCGCCACGTCGATCAGCAGCTCGCCGAGCAGCACTACGCCGAGCACGACGGGAAGCCGTTCTTCAACTCGCTGCTGGAGTTCATCACCTCCGGTCCCGTGGTCGCCGCCGTCGTGGAAGGTCCGAAGGCCGTCGCGGCCTTCCGGCAGATCGCCGGTGGAACGGACCCCGTCGAGAAGGCGGACGCGGGGAGTCTGCGCGGCGATTACGGCCTCGAAGTGCAGTACAACCTCGTGCACGGCTCCGACTCCGCCGAGTCGGCCGAACGCGAGCTCAAACTCTGGTTCCCGGATCTGCAGGCATGA
- a CDS encoding GNAT family N-acetyltransferase, whose translation MSEEEFITGPHRVDQPHPELPQALADLLGRVTVAGGATGFTADTELETLTVTAQGVVDDASTRPKRRHILTAGKQHTLAGAVVLRIGEFPVERHRADIEWLLVDPQVSERGIGAQLLDAAESHARALGLTQLTLRTRAEAVTEEFYSERGWTERGRWPRSLRVSDEEFRDEVWLTRDL comes from the coding sequence ATGAGCGAAGAGGAATTCATCACCGGCCCCCACCGGGTCGATCAGCCGCACCCCGAGCTGCCCCAGGCATTGGCCGATCTGCTCGGCAGAGTGACCGTCGCGGGCGGTGCCACCGGGTTCACGGCGGACACCGAACTGGAAACGCTCACGGTCACGGCTCAGGGCGTCGTCGACGACGCCTCCACGCGGCCGAAACGGCGGCACATCCTCACCGCGGGCAAGCAGCACACGCTCGCGGGAGCGGTGGTTCTGCGCATCGGTGAGTTCCCGGTGGAGCGGCACCGTGCCGACATCGAGTGGTTGCTGGTCGATCCGCAGGTTTCCGAACGCGGTATCGGCGCGCAGCTGTTGGACGCGGCCGAGTCACACGCCAGGGCTCTCGGGTTGACCCAGCTGACCCTGCGGACCCGCGCGGAAGCGGTCACGGAGGAGTTCTACTCCGAACGGGGCTGGACCGAACGGGGACGCTGGCCGCGTTCCCTGCGGGTGAGCGACGAGGAGTTCCGCGACGAGGTGTGGTTGACCCGCGACCTCTGA
- a CDS encoding TIGR03936 family radical SAM-associated protein yields MSPVGVSSGVGFVLDKTTEDALSPQHQPHPALSTGHRVRFRYTKRGHPRFTSHRDLARVFERALRRVGVPVAYSEGYGPCPKVSRAGAAPTGVASEAEYAEVQLARNIAVPTSHEELRSTLPTGMDVAEIVPAESGSLSERLEASSWRGGIEGVGPFELERAVRLLLASETAEVERVTKKGRRTLDVRAALISAEVRDFADHGAHEDTESAYHSVDAPRVDDCPDRAQRYGILVMVVRHTTPVVRPDDVLKALRVVADLPTPGVARATRLAQGRLDDGGAIADPLAPDRAAAGTRQVDTTFG; encoded by the coding sequence ATGTCCCCGGTTGGTGTCTCGTCCGGGGTCGGCTTCGTCCTCGACAAGACCACGGAGGATGCTCTGAGTCCGCAACACCAGCCTCACCCCGCGCTCTCCACGGGGCACAGGGTCCGTTTTCGGTACACGAAGCGTGGTCATCCGCGGTTCACCTCGCATCGTGACTTGGCCAGGGTCTTCGAGCGCGCGTTACGACGTGTGGGGGTGCCCGTGGCTTACTCCGAGGGGTACGGCCCGTGCCCGAAGGTCTCCCGGGCCGGGGCCGCTCCGACGGGAGTGGCCAGCGAGGCGGAGTACGCCGAGGTTCAGCTCGCGCGAAACATCGCCGTGCCGACCTCGCACGAGGAGTTGCGCTCGACACTTCCCACCGGCATGGACGTGGCGGAGATCGTGCCTGCGGAGTCGGGTTCGCTGTCCGAACGCCTGGAAGCCAGTTCCTGGCGGGGCGGGATCGAGGGAGTCGGGCCGTTCGAGCTGGAGCGAGCGGTACGGCTGCTGCTGGCCTCCGAGACCGCGGAGGTCGAGCGGGTGACGAAGAAGGGCCGTCGTACCCTGGACGTCAGGGCGGCGTTGATTTCCGCCGAGGTGCGCGATTTCGCGGACCACGGTGCACACGAAGACACGGAGAGTGCTTATCACTCGGTCGATGCCCCTCGTGTGGACGATTGCCCGGATCGTGCACAACGATATGGGATACTTGTGATGGTCGTACGACACACTACGCCAGTCGTGCGACCCGACGACGTACTCAAGGCCCTTCGCGTCGTCGCCGACCTGCCCACACCGGGGGTTGCGCGAGCCACACGGTTGGCGCAGGGTCGGCTCGACGACGGAGGCGCGATCGCCGATCCGCTGGCCCCTGACAGGGCAGCGGCCGGAACCCGGCAAGTGGACACCACGTTCGGGTGA
- a CDS encoding Rne/Rng family ribonuclease has protein sequence MLGATSREVIATLGEIGQSVRSAQSNITREVALEVVRSLRPERLDSGQGRDEGGAAPGESSRASTRSTTAEASRTVSGNTESESTQQTETSGETGGPSDSDSSETPGTVGEEMGARSEKAENRSAERGDGALSPAFAAPQAMFLAPESRWAAESADTPAEVPESTETAESEEESDSADTVEEGEQSEGASARRRRRRGRRGRGRGRGGEGESVESSEGTLPSDSGEYSGSGDESDGGGKAAREEKKPKKEKKSKKDKKEKSAESGSSAQQGGRSVGGDSAESAPENAEQPTGQDEDAETASASRRRRRRRRKSSGESESATREDDPPNTVVHVRENSPEGGRQEAEDEVRAIKGSTRLEAKRQRRRDGRDAGRRRAPVLSESEFLARRESVERKMVVRESEGQTQVAVLEDDILAENFVTSSGNGSLVGNVYLGRVQNVLPSMEAAFVDIGRGRNAVLYAGEVDWESAGLAGKSRRIEQALSTGDSVLVQVTKDPLGHKGARLTTQVSLPGRFLVYVPGGGATGISRKLPDSERKRLKEILKRIVPDESGVIIRTASEGTSEEAIDRDVRRLQAQWEDIKEKSAASSTQAPQLLYAEPDLLVKVVRDLFTEDFSSLTVQGNQAWETIESYVQHVAPDLLGRLNKHVGNKDVFTEYRVDEQIAKALDRKVWLPSGGYLVIDRTEAMTVIDVNTGKFTGSGGNLEETVTRNNLEAAEEVVRQLRLRDIGGIVVIDFIDMVLESNRDLVLRRLTECLGRDRTRHQVAEVTSLGLVQMTRKRVGTGLLEAYSSTCEHCRGRGVLVSSEPIDHSQHGGSGGSRKNKQRGKAQSSETSGRQSESSAPEDTSRDRGDAATEEKPSETGGTGKEEPAATTGKRSEWKRKTVRSSGEAEAAATENGRESTTAEPVTESSSNGSASAKSGSAKSGSAKSGSAKSGSAKSGSAKSGSAKSGSAKSGAAKSGSTESAPAGAAPAESAPAGADSGEQLNGQRQSGDEAAETAEASTEESGRSRRKVSRPTGSTGSTAQPVVVNPAPSSSDASSRETSTEPESSSVSAGPARRSRRRAAGRAAGPPVEPSEE, from the coding sequence ATGCTGGGGGCGACCAGCCGCGAGGTCATAGCCACTCTGGGAGAAATCGGCCAGTCCGTGCGCAGTGCGCAGTCGAACATCACGCGGGAGGTCGCTCTCGAAGTGGTGCGTTCGTTGCGCCCGGAGCGGCTCGATTCCGGGCAGGGGCGTGACGAAGGCGGTGCGGCCCCGGGCGAGTCGAGCCGGGCGAGTACGCGGAGCACGACCGCCGAGGCTTCCCGGACCGTCTCCGGGAACACGGAGAGTGAATCGACACAACAGACTGAGACTAGCGGGGAGACCGGTGGGCCGAGTGACTCGGACTCGTCGGAGACCCCCGGTACGGTGGGTGAGGAAATGGGCGCGCGCTCCGAAAAAGCGGAAAACAGGAGCGCGGAACGGGGGGACGGCGCACTGTCGCCCGCCTTCGCGGCTCCCCAGGCCATGTTCCTCGCGCCCGAGAGCCGGTGGGCCGCCGAGTCCGCGGACACGCCCGCGGAAGTTCCCGAGAGCACCGAGACGGCCGAGAGCGAGGAGGAGTCCGACTCCGCCGACACCGTCGAGGAGGGCGAGCAGTCCGAGGGGGCATCGGCCCGGCGCAGGCGGCGGCGTGGCCGCAGGGGCCGTGGCCGTGGCCGGGGCGGTGAGGGCGAGAGCGTCGAGTCCTCCGAAGGCACGCTGCCGAGTGATTCCGGGGAGTACTCCGGCTCCGGGGACGAGTCCGACGGCGGCGGCAAGGCCGCCCGCGAGGAAAAGAAGCCCAAGAAGGAAAAGAAGTCCAAGAAGGACAAGAAGGAGAAGTCGGCCGAGTCCGGTTCCTCCGCGCAGCAGGGTGGCCGCTCCGTCGGGGGAGACTCGGCCGAGTCCGCTCCCGAGAACGCCGAGCAACCCACGGGGCAGGACGAGGACGCGGAAACGGCTTCGGCCAGCAGGCGCAGGCGTCGCAGGCGTCGTAAGAGCTCCGGCGAGTCCGAGAGCGCCACCCGCGAGGACGACCCGCCGAACACCGTGGTGCATGTTCGCGAGAACAGTCCCGAGGGCGGACGTCAGGAGGCCGAGGACGAGGTGCGTGCGATCAAGGGATCGACGCGCCTGGAGGCCAAGCGGCAGCGACGCAGGGACGGCAGGGACGCGGGTCGTCGTCGGGCGCCGGTGCTGTCCGAGTCCGAATTCCTGGCCAGGCGCGAATCCGTCGAGCGCAAGATGGTCGTGCGGGAGAGCGAGGGGCAGACCCAGGTCGCGGTCCTCGAGGACGACATCCTGGCCGAGAACTTCGTGACCTCCTCCGGGAACGGCTCGTTGGTCGGCAACGTTTACCTCGGCAGGGTGCAGAACGTGCTTCCGAGCATGGAGGCGGCGTTCGTGGACATCGGCCGTGGTCGCAACGCGGTGCTCTACGCGGGTGAGGTCGACTGGGAGTCCGCCGGGCTGGCCGGGAAGTCCCGCAGGATCGAGCAGGCGCTCTCCACGGGCGACAGCGTGCTGGTTCAGGTGACCAAGGACCCGCTGGGGCACAAGGGCGCGCGATTGACCACCCAGGTCAGTCTGCCCGGCCGTTTCCTGGTTTACGTGCCGGGCGGCGGTGCCACGGGGATCAGTCGCAAGCTGCCGGACAGCGAGCGCAAACGCCTGAAGGAGATCCTGAAGCGGATCGTTCCCGACGAGTCCGGGGTGATCATCCGCACGGCTTCCGAGGGGACGAGCGAGGAGGCCATCGACCGCGACGTGCGGCGGCTGCAGGCGCAGTGGGAGGACATCAAGGAGAAGTCCGCGGCCTCGAGCACGCAGGCCCCGCAGCTGCTCTACGCGGAACCGGACCTGCTGGTCAAGGTTGTCCGCGATCTGTTCACCGAGGACTTCTCCTCGTTGACGGTGCAGGGCAACCAGGCGTGGGAGACGATCGAGTCCTACGTGCAGCACGTGGCTCCCGACCTGCTGGGGCGGTTGAACAAGCACGTGGGCAACAAGGACGTCTTCACCGAGTACCGGGTGGACGAGCAGATCGCCAAGGCCCTCGACCGCAAGGTCTGGTTGCCTTCCGGGGGTTACCTGGTGATCGACCGCACCGAGGCCATGACCGTCATCGACGTGAACACGGGCAAGTTCACCGGATCCGGGGGCAACCTGGAGGAGACGGTCACGCGGAACAACCTGGAGGCGGCCGAGGAAGTGGTCCGCCAGCTGCGGCTGCGCGACATCGGCGGAATCGTGGTCATCGACTTCATCGACATGGTTCTGGAGTCGAACCGTGATCTCGTGCTGCGCAGGCTCACCGAGTGCCTGGGCCGGGACCGGACGCGGCACCAGGTCGCGGAGGTCACCTCGCTGGGGCTGGTGCAGATGACCCGAAAGCGGGTCGGAACGGGGCTGTTGGAGGCCTACAGCAGCACCTGCGAACACTGCCGTGGCCGTGGTGTGCTGGTTTCCAGCGAACCGATCGACCACAGTCAGCACGGTGGTTCCGGGGGGTCGCGGAAGAACAAGCAGCGCGGCAAGGCGCAGTCGTCCGAGACATCGGGACGTCAGTCCGAGTCCTCCGCCCCCGAGGATACCTCTCGGGATCGCGGCGACGCCGCTACGGAGGAAAAGCCCTCCGAGACCGGGGGGACCGGTAAGGAGGAGCCCGCCGCGACCACGGGCAAGCGTTCCGAGTGGAAGCGCAAGACCGTCCGCTCCTCCGGGGAGGCGGAGGCAGCCGCCACGGAGAACGGGCGGGAGAGCACCACCGCCGAACCGGTCACCGAGTCGAGCTCCAACGGTTCCGCGTCGGCCAAGTCCGGCTCCGCCAAGTCCGGCTCCGCGAAATCCGGTTCCGCCAAGTCCGGCTCCGCGAAGTCGGGGTCCGCCAAGTCGGGCTCCGCGAAATCCGGCTCCGCCAAGTCGGGGGCAGCGAAATCCGGTTCCACCGAATCCGCTCCAGCCGGGGCTGCTCCAGCCGAATCCGCTCCAGCCGGGGCTGATTCCGGGGAACAGCTGAACGGGCAGCGGCAGTCCGGGGACGAAGCCGCCGAGACCGCGGAGGCTTCCACGGAGGAGTCGGGACGGAGCAGGCGCAAGGTCAGCAGGCCGACGGGCAGTACCGGCTCGACCGCTCAGCCCGTCGTCGTGAACCCTGCCCCGAGTTCTTCCGATGCCTCTTCGCGGGAAACGAGTACGGAGCCGGAGTCCTCCTCCGTCTCGGCGGGACCCGCGCGTCGTTCGAGGCGCCGCGCGGCGGGACGCGCCGCGGGGCCGCCGGTGGAGCCCTCCGAGGAGTGA
- a CDS encoding DUF6230 family protein — protein sequence MATRRRADAENDNAANGRTRWKVFTLVFVVGFSGVALMLTGLSKGAVAASFAVSGTSYKASADKLTADGVVQFGSVDRSADEAHPVLVNGFKHAKLTNFCQSIRVPDLPGVGDATVRIEAADGMTADNLVLGVEQVQGDLTLNNVEIGRDASKLETGPEGVQGTPGGFGIQASGATIDDLKQQAWSTTASTLNLNDVNISVVSGNKPCY from the coding sequence ATGGCCACGAGGCGAAGGGCCGACGCCGAAAACGACAACGCAGCCAATGGACGTACCCGCTGGAAGGTTTTCACGCTCGTATTCGTAGTGGGTTTTTCCGGAGTGGCGCTGATGCTCACGGGCCTTTCCAAAGGCGCCGTAGCAGCCTCCTTCGCCGTCTCCGGTACGAGCTACAAGGCTTCGGCGGACAAACTCACCGCGGACGGCGTGGTGCAGTTCGGTTCCGTAGACCGAAGCGCAGACGAAGCGCACCCGGTGCTGGTCAACGGTTTCAAGCACGCGAAGCTGACCAATTTCTGTCAGTCCATCCGTGTTCCGGACCTGCCCGGTGTCGGGGACGCGACCGTCCGCATCGAGGCCGCGGACGGAATGACCGCCGACAACCTCGTCCTCGGCGTCGAACAGGTCCAGGGCGACCTGACCCTCAACAACGTCGAGATCGGCAGGGACGCCTCCAAGCTGGAGACGGGCCCGGAGGGAGTTCAGGGCACTCCGGGCGGCTTCGGTATCCAGGCCAGCGGCGCCACGATCGACGACCTGAAGCAGCAGGCGTGGTCCACGACGGCCTCCACGCTCAATCTCAACGACGTGAACATTTCCGTGGTGTCGGGGAACAAGCCCTGCTACTGA
- a CDS encoding DUF6114 domain-containing protein, which translates to MSKTSKTRPGGSNRQRLARGRVVFRDWRRTRPFWAGLFTLIAALLLLYPPYASLKFGDLEVSLRTTAGITALVIGMVLIACGISFWLRPELRLPAGIVTLVLSVVAVVTVNLGSLLIGTTMGLIGAALAIAWSPNRRSGKRDSAGSADGSGESSGAAPARDGVSKPSPVPRERAGAERDEATSPAGAVRIDGGEA; encoded by the coding sequence GTGAGCAAAACGTCGAAGACCCGTCCAGGAGGGAGCAACAGGCAGCGGCTCGCGAGGGGCCGCGTCGTGTTCCGGGACTGGCGCAGAACGCGACCGTTCTGGGCGGGACTGTTCACCCTGATCGCCGCGCTGTTGCTGCTGTACCCGCCGTACGCCTCGTTGAAGTTCGGGGACCTCGAGGTGTCGCTGCGCACGACGGCCGGCATCACGGCGCTCGTGATCGGCATGGTGCTGATCGCGTGCGGCATCTCGTTCTGGTTGCGTCCGGAGCTGCGGCTGCCCGCGGGCATCGTGACCCTGGTGCTGTCCGTGGTGGCCGTCGTGACGGTCAATCTCGGCTCCTTGCTGATCGGCACCACCATGGGGCTGATCGGCGCCGCCCTCGCGATCGCCTGGTCCCCGAACCGGCGGAGCGGCAAGCGCGATTCCGCGGGATCCGCGGACGGGTCCGGGGAGTCGAGCGGAGCCGCTCCCGCCCGCGACGGTGTTTCCAAGCCCTCTCCGGTTCCACGCGAGCGTGCGGGTGCCGAGCGGGACGAGGCGACTTCGCCCGCGGGCGCCGTGCGAATCGACGGAGGCGAGGCGTGA
- the rplU gene encoding 50S ribosomal protein L21 produces MYAIVKTGGKQHKVAVGDVVEVEKLEGEPGSEITFPALMVVDGSEVTADADALKKVSVTGKLVEQTKGPKIQIHKFKNKTGYHKRQGHRQQLTRVEVTGITK; encoded by the coding sequence ATGTACGCGATCGTCAAGACCGGCGGCAAACAACACAAGGTCGCTGTCGGGGACGTCGTCGAGGTCGAGAAGCTCGAGGGCGAACCGGGTTCCGAGATCACCTTCCCGGCGCTGATGGTCGTCGACGGCTCCGAAGTCACCGCCGACGCCGACGCGCTCAAGAAGGTCTCGGTGACCGGTAAGCTGGTCGAGCAGACCAAAGGTCCCAAGATCCAGATCCACAAGTTCAAGAACAAGACCGGATATCACAAGCGGCAGGGCCATCGGCAGCAGCTGACCCGCGTCGAGGTCACCGGCATCACCAAGTGA
- the rpmA gene encoding 50S ribosomal protein L27, with amino-acid sequence MSTKKGASNSRNGRDSNPKFLGLKRFGGQRVNAGEILVRQRGTKYHPGGNVGRGGDDTLFALSAGSVEYARKRGRKFINVVPSEA; translated from the coding sequence ATGTCAACTAAGAAGGGCGCGTCCAACTCTCGGAACGGCCGTGACTCGAATCCCAAGTTCCTGGGACTCAAGCGTTTCGGCGGCCAGCGAGTGAACGCTGGCGAGATCCTGGTGCGGCAGCGTGGTACCAAGTATCACCCCGGCGGCAATGTGGGGCGTGGCGGTGACGACACGCTGTTCGCTCTTTCCGCCGGTTCGGTGGAGTACGCCCGCAAGCGCGGCCGCAAGTTCATCAACGTGGTGCCGAGCGAGGCCTGA
- the obgE gene encoding GTPase ObgE, with product MEVPVSRFVDRVTVHVAAGDGGNGCASIHREKFKPYGGPDGGNGGKGGDIALVVDPGVHTLLDYHYRPHVTADRGKQGQGSMRNGASGADLELLVPEGTVVSDSEGEVIADLVGKGTRLVLARGGNGGLGNAALASRSRKAPGFALLGEPGEAGDFVLEMKSVADVGLVGFPSAGKSSLVSVLSAARPRIAEYPFTTLAPNLGVVTADDKVFTVADVPGLIPGASRGRGLGLEFLRHVERCAVLVHVVDCATFEPERDPLSDIDALEHELAEYTPALSEEQGAVDLNERPRLIVLNKMDIPDARAMADLVHEGVRERGWPVFEVSTATHDGLRELRFALAEQVENFRAQLPAPEPRRVTVRPKPVDDSGFTVEPDPEGADAYVVRGEKPERWVRQTSFDNEEAVGYLSDRLAKLGVEEALARQGAQPGSQVTIGSVSFDWEPTTPEGNAATGGAGVSGRTRASPEERKEAKRARRTGTTDAAGFPAAGEDPVEPAEAPEAETDEDEDELR from the coding sequence TTGGAGGTTCCCGTGTCGCGCTTCGTCGATCGCGTGACGGTGCATGTCGCCGCAGGCGACGGAGGTAATGGTTGTGCCTCGATACACCGGGAGAAATTCAAGCCTTACGGGGGGCCGGACGGTGGAAACGGAGGCAAGGGCGGAGACATAGCGCTGGTGGTGGACCCCGGCGTGCACACGCTGCTGGACTACCACTACCGCCCCCACGTCACGGCCGACCGGGGCAAGCAGGGGCAGGGCAGCATGCGCAACGGAGCCTCCGGTGCGGACCTCGAACTGCTGGTTCCCGAGGGGACCGTCGTCTCCGACTCGGAAGGCGAAGTGATCGCCGATCTGGTGGGCAAGGGAACCAGGCTCGTCCTCGCCAGGGGAGGCAACGGCGGTCTGGGCAACGCCGCGTTGGCCTCGAGGAGCAGGAAGGCCCCCGGATTCGCCCTGCTGGGGGAGCCGGGTGAGGCCGGGGACTTCGTCCTCGAGATGAAGTCGGTCGCCGATGTGGGCCTGGTGGGCTTTCCCTCCGCGGGCAAGTCCTCGCTGGTCTCGGTGCTCTCCGCGGCACGCCCCCGGATCGCCGAGTACCCGTTCACCACGCTGGCTCCGAACCTGGGAGTGGTCACGGCGGACGACAAGGTGTTCACGGTGGCCGATGTTCCCGGGCTGATCCCCGGTGCCAGCCGGGGACGTGGGCTCGGTCTCGAATTCCTCAGGCACGTCGAGCGGTGTGCCGTGCTCGTCCACGTGGTGGACTGCGCCACCTTCGAACCGGAGCGGGATCCGCTTTCCGACATCGACGCCCTGGAGCACGAACTCGCCGAGTACACCCCGGCGCTGAGTGAGGAGCAGGGGGCCGTCGACCTGAACGAGCGGCCGCGCCTGATCGTGCTGAACAAGATGGACATCCCCGACGCGCGCGCCATGGCGGATCTGGTCCACGAGGGGGTGCGCGAGCGCGGGTGGCCGGTGTTCGAGGTCTCCACGGCCACGCACGACGGGCTGCGGGAGCTGCGCTTCGCGCTGGCGGAGCAGGTCGAGAACTTCCGGGCTCAGCTACCGGCCCCGGAGCCGAGGCGAGTGACGGTGCGCCCCAAGCCGGTCGACGACAGCGGATTCACCGTCGAACCGGACCCGGAGGGCGCGGACGCCTACGTGGTGCGCGGCGAGAAGCCGGAACGGTGGGTGCGGCAGACCAGTTTCGACAACGAGGAGGCCGTCGGTTACCTGAGCGACCGGTTGGCCAAGCTCGGTGTGGAGGAGGCGCTGGCCCGCCAGGGGGCTCAGCCCGGGAGTCAGGTCACGATCGGGTCGGTGTCCTTCGACTGGGAGCCCACCACTCCCGAGGGCAACGCCGCCACCGGCGGTGCGGGCGTCTCCGGACGCACTCGTGCTTCTCCGGAGGAGCGCAAGGAGGCGAAGCGGGCCCGTCGAACCGGGACCACCGACGCCGCGGGCTTTCCCGCCGCGGGGGAGGACCCCGTGGAACCCGCCGAGGCCCCCGAAGCGGAAACGGACGAGGACGAGGACGAACTGCGATGA